The Arachis ipaensis cultivar K30076 chromosome B07, Araip1.1, whole genome shotgun sequence genome includes a window with the following:
- the LOC107607002 gene encoding uncharacterized protein LOC107607002 — translation MEKEYLSFDTTCQADENEDVQQEWFTPEFLNDIKYSGLSNHKLNLKSGVAIILLRNIDQTLGLCNGTRLIINELGSNVIGATVVTGRNIGDKISRMNLIPSDLGLPFKFQRRQFPLIICFAMTINKSQGQSLSHVGLYLPKSVSTHGQLYVALSRIKSRSGFRVLILDEYGNPKSLTINVVFKEIFNNI, via the coding sequence ATGGAAAAGGAGTATTTGAGTTTTGACACAACATGTCAAGCTGATGAGAATGAAGATGTACAACAAGAGTGGTTTACACCAGAGTTCCTAAATGACATTAAATATTCGGGACTATCCAATCACAAGTTGAATTTGAAGTCAGGAGTCGCTATAATACTACTGCGAAACATAGACCAGACTTTAGGTTTATGCAACGGGACAAGATTAATAATTAATGAACTTGGCAGCAACGTAATTGGAGCGACGGTAGTGACCGGTAGAAATATTGGAGATAAAATTtcaagaatgaacttgatcccttCAGATTTAGGATTGCCATTTAAGTTCCAACGGAGACAATTTCCATTAATAATATGCTTTGCAATGACCATTAACAAGAGTCAGGGTCAATCATTATCACATGTAGGACTTTACTTGCCAAAATCAGTGTCCACCCATGGACAACTTTATGTTGCTTTGTCAAGAATTAAGAGTCGCAGTGGTTTCAGGGTTTTAATTCTAGACGAATACGGCAATCCAAAGTCATTAACAATAAACGTCGTGTTCAaagaaatttttaataatatttag